The following proteins are co-located in the Paludibaculum fermentans genome:
- a CDS encoding creatininase family protein, whose translation MKLSALTAPEIARLAPGAIAVLPVAAVEQHGPHLPVTTDTDLVTALAHAAEQALADRVILCPALPYGSSHHHSSFAGTLSVNPELFTRLVLDLVRSLESSGFRRIVILNGHGGNITPVRQALSILAQAPVAEVALATYWELAAAAFAGLPPLESPALSHACEYETSMMLTLDATRVRMDRAARANRPPANNYIGWEDDAPYRGVSLVRRTEFLSGNGASGEPHKATREKGAHLLSAATTALIEFLNDFASWPPMEDLRNA comes from the coding sequence TTGAAGCTGTCCGCTCTCACCGCTCCTGAAATCGCCCGCCTCGCACCCGGCGCAATCGCGGTCCTCCCCGTCGCCGCCGTCGAGCAGCACGGCCCGCACCTGCCCGTAACCACCGACACCGATCTCGTCACGGCCCTGGCCCATGCCGCCGAGCAAGCCCTGGCCGATCGCGTCATCCTCTGCCCGGCACTGCCCTACGGCTCCAGCCACCACCACTCCTCCTTCGCCGGCACGCTCAGCGTGAACCCGGAGCTCTTCACCCGCCTCGTCCTCGACCTCGTCCGCTCCCTCGAAAGCTCGGGCTTCCGCCGCATCGTCATCCTCAACGGCCACGGCGGCAACATCACGCCCGTCCGCCAGGCGCTCTCGATCCTCGCGCAAGCGCCCGTCGCCGAGGTCGCGCTGGCCACTTATTGGGAACTCGCCGCAGCCGCCTTCGCAGGCCTCCCGCCCCTGGAGTCGCCAGCCCTCAGCCACGCCTGCGAGTACGAAACCAGCATGATGCTCACCCTCGATGCAACCCGTGTGCGCATGGACCGCGCTGCTCGCGCCAATCGCCCCCCCGCCAACAATTACATCGGCTGGGAAGACGACGCCCCCTATCGCGGCGTCTCCCTCGTCCGCCGCACGGAGTTCCTCTCCGGCAACGGCGCCAGCGGAGAACCTCACAAAGCCACCCGGGAAAAGGGCGCCCACCTGCTCTCCGCCGCCACCACGGCCCTCATCGAATTCCTGAACGACTTTGCCTCATGGCCACCCAT
- a CDS encoding dihydrodipicolinate synthase family protein has translation MTFQIDGIVPIIPTPFEESEEICWTGLDRLIDFAVDAGACAVCLPAYASEFYKLSEEERLQITSRAVRRSAGRVPVIAQVNYASTRLAIAAAGRAVDAGASAICSAAPRQFALSDADLLDHFGALLSAVQVPFILQDFNPGGASLSVPAIAELNRRHPQFRYIKLEEPRLADKVAAIRDATSGRVGVLEGWGGMYTLELAPAGIAGVVPGLGLTDLLRKVFLLAREGRREQAQPLFEGILPQILYSLQNMELFHHAEKLLLQARGLLDSVTVRRATLRPSQHDLQYIALLNQRIVRLAQEHGLEPAAQGAPR, from the coding sequence ATGACCTTTCAAATCGACGGAATTGTCCCCATCATCCCCACTCCCTTCGAGGAATCCGAGGAGATCTGCTGGACCGGTCTCGATCGCCTCATCGACTTCGCCGTGGACGCCGGCGCCTGCGCTGTCTGCCTCCCGGCCTATGCCAGCGAGTTCTACAAGCTCTCTGAGGAGGAGCGCCTCCAGATCACCAGCCGCGCCGTGCGCCGTTCCGCCGGCCGCGTGCCCGTCATCGCCCAGGTGAACTACGCCTCCACCCGCCTCGCCATCGCCGCCGCGGGACGCGCTGTCGATGCCGGAGCCTCCGCCATCTGCTCCGCCGCCCCCCGCCAGTTCGCCCTCTCCGACGCCGACCTCCTCGACCATTTTGGAGCCCTGCTCTCCGCCGTGCAGGTCCCCTTCATCCTCCAGGACTTCAACCCCGGCGGGGCCTCCCTGTCCGTGCCCGCCATTGCCGAGCTCAACCGCCGCCACCCTCAGTTCCGCTACATCAAGTTGGAGGAGCCCCGCCTCGCCGATAAGGTGGCCGCCATTCGCGACGCCACCTCCGGCCGCGTGGGGGTCCTCGAAGGCTGGGGCGGCATGTATACCCTCGAACTCGCCCCCGCCGGCATCGCAGGCGTCGTACCCGGCCTTGGCCTCACCGATCTGCTTCGCAAGGTCTTCCTGCTCGCCCGTGAGGGCCGCCGCGAACAGGCTCAGCCCCTCTTCGAAGGCATCCTGCCCCAGATCCTCTACAGCCTCCAGAACATGGAGCTCTTTCATCACGCCGAAAAGCTGCTCCTCCAGGCCCGCGGCCTCCTCGACAGCGTCACCGTCCGCCGCGCCACCCTCCGGCCCAGCCAGCACGACCTCCAGTACATCGCCCTCCTCAACCAGCGCATCGTCCGCCTGGCACAGGAGCACGGCCTCGAACCTGCCGCCCAGGGAGCGCCCCGTTGA